A region from the Manihot esculenta cultivar AM560-2 chromosome 13, M.esculenta_v8, whole genome shotgun sequence genome encodes:
- the LOC110607467 gene encoding uncharacterized protein LOC110607467, whose protein sequence is MQAYLKTFDMWEVTKTGKEPALLRDNPTVTQIKAHSEECAKGFKAMLCLHSFVSDVIFTRIMACESTKEAWDRLKEELQGSESLRQITILNLRREFEVLKIKESKTLKEYIDRLMAMVNKIRLLAEDLIDKRVEEKVLMSLLERFESKISSLEDSKDLSKIILRKQDKQPKSGSSAAKKGKFPPCSTYRKINHLEKDCWQKNGIKPVQCHYCKKYGHISKDCIIRQGKAQN, encoded by the exons ATGCAGGCTTATCTCAAAACTTTTGATATGTGGGAGGTGACTAAAACTGGTAAAGAACCAGCTCTCTTAAGAGATAATCCTACTGTTACTCAAATTAAGGCTCATAGTGAAGAGTGTGCTAAGGGATTCAAGGCTATGTTATGTCTTCATTCCTTTGTCTCTGATGTGATTTTCACAAGAATCATGGCTTGTGAATCTACAAAAGAAGCTTGGGACAGACTTAAGGAGGAGTTACAAGGAAGTGAAAGCTTGAGGCAGATAACTATTCTCAACTTGAGAAGGGAGTTTGAggttctaaaaataaaagaatctaAAACTTTGAAGGAGTACATTGATAGATTAATGGCTATGGTCAACAAAATCAGGTTGTTGGCTGAAGATTTAATAGATAAAAGAGTTGAGGAGAAGGTTCTTATGAGCCTGCTTGAGAGATTTGAGTCTAAAATCTCATCTTTGGAGGACTCTAAAGATCTTAGCAAGATCATTCTAC gaaagcaggACAAGCAACCTAAAAGTGGAAGTAGCGCTGCAAAAAAGGGCAAATTTCCACCTTGTTCAACctatagaaaaataaatcactTGGAGAAGGATTGTTGGCAGAAAAATGGTATTAAGCCTGTGCAATGCCATTATTGCAAGAAATATGGTCATATTTCCAAAGATTGCATAATTAGACAGGGCAAAGCTCAAAACTAG